In the Colias croceus chromosome 1, ilColCroc2.1 genome, aattaaaacttaatcaaggaactacgggacagaaagagccgcgaaaaaaatgtaatttttgctggtttcccagaatcgacatcttataactcagaggagaggaaatctaaagacaactacgaaattaaaaaaaattacctcactaataagttcagacctaccgaagctagtaaaaatataaaattataaataaccttaattcaaactgtacGGTTTTGATGGTAAtactacaaaagcaattaaatgcatcaaagaaaaattaaatcatagcTTAAGCGACTGTtgtaactcctatctataagagtggctcaaaatttgaacctggtaactatTAGCCAATTTCGGTTtgccagtattgtcaaaaatattggacaagattttacacacgagattagaaaaatatttagactcatttaattttatttcagtgcgtcaatacggatttaagccaaaaagtaacactctgtcagcgactatggacctaactattaaaataaaacagaacattgacgcaaacaatatagttttgggagtgtttattgacctacaaaaggccttcgataccgtttctcacgaacttttaatgtagaaattaacatccattaacattaattgtaaagcagaaatcatatttaaaaaatcgatcacaaatagttaaaatagataaccacgatagcattcccttaccaattacatatggcataccacaaggttcgattctaggcccattgctttttttttaaatttatattaataatttacaagatttaaagctaaagGTCACCTAACACTTCATGCGGATGACacttgtctgttttattttggtccctctatacatgacatgatagcgcaagcacaaaatgaattaaataaatggtttcaatgcaatctactaaaaataaatatatctaaattcaaagctcataacaaaattataacctAGATCTGCGAATCGGCAGCTCcctgaaatggaattatcacatcgaccacctaaaaaaaaaataaattatcagcacttcttagatctctgcgtaatattacttcttgcattcctcataaattacgccacaccatctacaacaccttagtaaagccgcacctaatgtatttaatagaagtatgggggagtgcttacaaaaataaattagcgccactccaaattttacaaaataaaatcattaaaactaacagctatccttttttaacttctacaaataaaatcgacgacgacactaaaataatgaatttaaaacaattatacttttataatacgtgtatgttcatccgcaaagtgctacataaaaacataaatacaattaatattaaaatctcaacatcaaatcgccactatcctaatggACGatctagctatcttgccctcctgAAGATCCGAagaaattatggaaggcgaacggcaacatacgtttctgTAATGGgaataaatttctttaaaccttcaaatggctaaggccgcaagcgaccaatggctgagctcagtgggctctgattggctcatttgaatcggatcaacaagagctaaaacgcaaaaaaggtggatttgtataaaaagcacgtaattattattattactgatggtgacacttgtggctccgttcggatccacatacggacggtggtgtggcaatggatccacaaataccaaccggatcaacaagtgaaaacggatcaaataattactaactatatggcacgtttgatcaacatagtgcccgtggagatatctatatatatatatatatatatatatatatatatatagctatatatattatattattgtattgaatatatgtacttttaaatttgtatgaaTGAATTTTAGTAATGCATAATGTATAGGTATAATCACAAATTGAAACTGTGAATTTATTAGTTTAAGAAGGTTTTAATACGAATAttgtacattaatttatattaaggtacctaagtaaagattttatgaatattttagtaatataaagGTAGACTTGCATCATGTGTTATGAAGTTGTTAAATTAACGTAATTTGtcttattcttaaaaataatgttttataacaTTGTTTAGATTTTTTACTTCAATCATCCACCTTTTAGTCTATGTTCAATCTCATTACAGGGAAAAACTATTtttctatattctatacagttttataagttttatactGAACAATAGCTTACGAACTTCAGTTTCTTCAAGACAATGCAGTTTTAATGCTCTCGAAACAGTTCATGTAATGGAAagtaattgaaatttaatgtTCAATATTATAGTCCttgtatattgtttaaacatatAACATTTTGAATTAACTTCAATTCTTATGTTTTCACAGATAGATTTTCCATAGCTGagcagccttctgtgtcccaCCAGTTCAAGAGATTTTTATTAGTCTCcatcgggaatcgaacccaggactcCTTGGTTCTACTCACACGCGTTTACCACTGTACCAAAGAGGTGGTCATAATTTAGTGgttgtaaaaaatgtaaattgtgTTTGCTGTTATGGTAGAATGGTTAGCGTGTGAAAGTTTAAGTAAAACATTTCTGCAACGCtgatattatatcatttttacacgctttatatcaTTCGTATTTTATCAAACTAATTAGTATATCATTATCATAGTTGTCTTCGTAAATATACCTGTTGCAGTGTCTTGTTTTTCGTATATGAGTTTgatcttaatattaaaaagctctAAGAAATATAGAATTGTATTTCATGAACATTAATTATCATTGGCGTCTCATGATGGGCTgaataattaaactttttgtTAACGAGCTACCGGCATCGATTTCAACACAAGGAAAAATTTTCTCATAAGTATCAGAAGTCTGATTAATCATATCTACTGGCTCGTAAAGAAAATCCATCAGTGCAACAGATCGAATACTTTCCCTCAGCAATATCACATATCTTCAAggatatataaaaaacgataatcaccaAAATTAATCAGAACGTCAGATATTAATCATACAGCCATTATACTTCGCAAACAAGGCGAGGGTATTAATATACCGGTGTTATTTAATGCTATTATTAACCTTTGCTCAATGAGAAGTTGCCACATCCGCAGTCCCTGTATTCGCGATAATGTTCGCAATTTATCATGATTAATCGATTAATTTTCATACACAGGAGATTATATGAACATGACAGTTATGTTTAGTGTGTCCTAATTGATTGCAGCTCGGACGTTGGAACTTGGAATATCACTGCCCTTTTGCAGCTTGATACTTAATTGTACTATTAActgtttttacaatatttattttgcttaCTAAGAGTTTTCAAATCACAAACTACTTTAggactgattttaaaagaaagaaaaattaatttgtgttgaaattaatttgtaatcaGTGATCCATtacttttttcattaaatagaGTCATAACATGAAAGTTTTTGAAAGTgcttttaatacaaatttagCTAGACTCGAAGTTTTACCATCGAACTAATAACAAAGTTTCACTGAATTTCATACTTAAGACGAATTTTACTACCTAAttgaacattttataattatccTGCGAAGCGTGATGTAAATAGGTTCATTATAAGGAAGGGGGTAGAAATGAAACGAAAATGTGCTTACACTATAAAACTATActtaaaatacaacaaaaatttAGTTTCGCGCGGTGAGATCACTATTGCTATTAGGAGGCGCGAGTCGCGCGGCGAGTAAGAGAATGTCGCGTTTTTCTTTTGGGAATCTGAGTTCTCTGGCTGCGACCCTGGCGGCCCGGAGCTCTCTCTCTGCCCGAGCGAGTTCGTTGCGTATGACGCCTCCCCCGGTGGCAGCCGCCTCTCTCTCCCTGGAGGCCCACTCTCTGGCCATCTGTTCGCGCATCGCGTCGTCGAGGGCCCGCGCGGAGTAGTGAGCTACCACCTCTTGTCTGGAACATTGACGCTCACGCATCGCCCGTAAGGAGCCGTTCCAGTGCAGCAGCTGGAACACCGTCATCAGTTCTTGGAATTCCAGCATCGTTCGGCCTTTGTTCGCTTCCAGCATGAATCTGTTGAAATATTGGTCATGTAGATCGGCTTATACAATTTGTGAttgataaatacaaaatactcGTCGAAGATCATAGTACAATACTAGCttcccgcccgcggctttgcccgcgttttcaaagaaaaacctgcatagttcccgttccctagggatttctgggataaaacctatcctatctctcaagttgcaCTCAAGTTGCAGtttgcacatggtgtgcgaattttattataatcggttaagtggtttaggagtccattgaagacaaacatcgtgacacgagatttatatatattaagaagattatATATGAACATTTTTGATTACACGAGTGGTGATGTAATCTTTATGATTATgtgaaattatgttttttgaacatttaataactaaaaaagatGTTGTTATAATATCTTTTATGGTCTGATGTCAACTATTTTCATTGTAACAACcggtattaaaaaaaacacccccatttataaattcaactaagttttataatataaattattcagcTAAGCCCCTCATAGGTATATCATCCTTACCTAAAAGCAGCAATCCCCGCGCTAGGATCCTGGTGGTGCGCCGCCGCGTCCCCTGCGAAAGATGCGCGGGCCTCCGCCACGGCCTTCTCGATGAAGTGCTCAGAGATCCGTCTCGACTCGTGTTCATTGAACACACTGTTCATTAGAGCTATCTTTGCAGCACTGCGACGGGCTTCTGCTTTTGTAGGACAGTTCTGTGAAAGAAACATCTTTTTATTTGGTGTTTGAAGTCATTATTCAGTTAGAGTATAGTGAAgctttatttttgtatcaatgtatacttatgtttaaaatacttGTATTACAatctaattttgttttatttttggaagCTTTAGCATATGTATAGAATTATATTCACAAATAACAGTCATATAATATAAGTCATGAGGAAATaggaataacttttaaaatttcatcatattttgactaataacgtaataaatataataatttatagtaataaaataatgttctaaaatatacttagttaCCAAATCAATTATACGATTAAAGTAATCCCATATAATAATTGAGACTGTTCTCACCTAAATCAAACTTACAAAAAATGTCCAATGTTTATATagttactagctgttccccgcggtttcacccgcattgctccggtCCTGTTGGTCtgagcgtgatgatatatagcctatagccttcctcgataaatgggctatctaacaccgaaagaatttttcaaatcggaacagtagttcccgagattagcgcgttcaaacaaacaaactcttcagctttataatactagtacTAGTAGATATAGATGTATGCCTATTTCCTCATTTCCAATTaacagtaacaaaataatatgttacgaTTAACTAATATTGCATGAATATTGTAACAATGCATAAATTTTCCATAATTCCATCATTTCTAATGTTTTAAACAACATCGTAAACGCAAAAGTCAAAAAAATCCGTTCACAAAGCTTTGCAAATTCGGCCCGCCGACAGCTGACATAATTATGACGTCACCAGCAATTAGCCATGAGTCATGACTCATCAATAATCGTCTCAGACACTCGGTGAATGAACCGCTAATAGTAATTTATTGCATAACGACTGGATATAAACACGGTCCGCGACATCGACGGTTATAATGCGAGCGTTTTGGGAAATCATTTGCATATTATGTGGCTGGTAgacaaatattgttaatttgctCACCTcgaatttttaattcaaataattatacagGATGCGTATTACGGATATATTATGCTGTTTGCTTAACTtatcttatgattttaattccTCTGTACTTTTCTGTTTTCGAGAAAAAGGTCTAATTGGACAGTAAAATGGAAACAGATTCAAGTAGAATTTCACTAAACAGAACTGCTGAGGTTAGTAGTTAGTACATAGGACTCGAAAATTCGAGAAGGCTCTAGCGAAGGGTGGATGAGCAGCCGGTACCGACTCATATGACCAGTAGTTGCCTTGCCCACACCCTCAATTCCTATTCGGATAGTGCGAAATACTCGAACGTTCTAGAAGGTTCTCAAATTACCTGAAAGCTGCCGAAGCACGCTCCACCAGGCAGCGTGACGTAGCACACGTAAGGCGGGTGAGCAGCCGGCACCGACTCGTATATGACAAGCGCGCCGCTCCCTCCACTGGCCGTGCTGCCGTTCCGCGATGCCTTCATCTGCCAAAACTCCTGCAACGCTTCTACCACGTTCACGGTTGAGAGGACACCGTCCGCTgtagataaaaaatagttttaattatgtttgcaTACTATTACGTggttcttgtttatttattttttcctgtATAACAAAATGCGGTCTTATTGTATACGAGATAAAAGACAGTATGATAACTGGCTTTGATTCCTTCTGTCTTCGTCCGACTTCGATAGAACTAGCCATAGTATAAAGTAAAGATTAATTATCGTAAAAGTTTAgtctattatataattataattacccATCTGCCAAAGTAATAAAGGAAACCTCATCAGTTACATCAAgaaagaaattataattagttaACTTTTATCGTCCAGTATTTCGCAGAAGTCTTTAGAAAATATAGATCCCTTCGCACAAGTTCTTTAAAGAAAAACGTTCAAAACACGAACATAATTCTCGTTGACGGAAACATTTACAAAAGGTGTCCAAGTCAACGCATAAATTGCCgcttttaattaaatcgaGGTTTATcaggaaaattttattataaagaggacTCGGAGTAGCTTGTTTCAAGTACTTAAGCAAAATCGtttgtaaacaaattttatcttGAGAAGTTGCaattcatcaaaattggtACAGGgaattaacttttatttaccCGCCACAAGGAAAGTCATAAAAAGTGGATAAATATGATAGGCGTTTTGTTTGACAATTATTTGATCACAATATTTGATAAATGAGATAAGTAAGGATTCCAATAATATTTCCTGCCATGGTTGGAATAAAATGATTCATAaagtaatccatactaatattataaatgcgaaagtaactctgtctgtctgtctgtctgttactcaatcacgcctaaactacagaaccaatttgcatgaaatttagtatggagatattttgatacccgagaaaggacataggctaccttttattgcgaaatatgtaccacgggcgaagccggggtggacctctagtacaaaataaaattagaaaaagcTTGGGGTGATATAAACGACAgaaaatcatatttaattattgtgctTTTGACTTCAGCTGCTTTATGTTAGACAATATGCCAGGCTGACCATCtatattatcttttacattacgacaaaagtttaaaaaatgctgtaaagtgttttaacagatttataaaaacaataacaaaataatcctTGGatacaaatttcataaaaccaacaacgcttataagtttcatcATACACGTTCCCACATCGTAggaacaatattatgtaaactttACCGATACTCGCATCAGATTACATTCAATATAGCGACTTTCTATTCCCAAGATATTTGTGGAAACCGTGCGAAAACTTATAATAGTGAGGGGTTAGGAGATTATGTCTATGCGTTACTTGCTCTGTGTAATCCCATTCCAAATTCTGGGAATTTAACTTTCGTGTAATGGTATTTATCAAGGAATGTTTATTTGGAAGCTggctttaaatgttttacgtaaaatatgtaatgtcattattaattttgattctATTGAATGTTGTTTATATAAGTATACTAGTAGCACCGGCAAAATTTGTCCTGCCTTTCTTTTGTAATTTAGGTGTATGAAAAATAGTATTGTTCGATAATAATCGATTCTCAGACGATCGGGTAGCCGATATGCACACAAAGTTTCATGAGAATCAGTCATATAGTTTCGGAGGAGTTTCCCTTCAAACACcatgacacgagaattttatatattagatttaccTCAGAGGTTGACAATAACAGCATTATAAATTAGCATAATACATAGTACCTACTTTCCATGCAAGGCAATTAATTACAAACATAACAGGTTCAGTATCGCTTCAATAATCTTATTCATCACATAAATACCACATTATTCGCATAATTGCCCAACTTTATTCCGTACCTTTTACGGCATGTTCGAACATCTGCATGCCTTTTTATGGAATGACATATAAGGCCTAATGTCCCTTATTATATAGCTGAtgaacgtaaaataaaaaattctattCTTTACTTGTTTTCAGTCAATGACTCGATAATTACTCGATTGGAATAATTACAATCACTTTTTCGATAAATTTATCTTTGTTAGTTTCAAGTAGAAGTAAAATGtgttttcttttcaatttGCTGCAAATTCATTAGTTTTTTTGTACTTAGTACAATTTgccataaataacaaaatattctgtactcaattaaaaataacacaagaaATGTGGGCATGGATtttgttatttcaaatttaacacAACACTTTTACCAAGAGAATTGCCAAAGATAGACTTTATGGCGCGGGCCgtagcataatattatcaagtcAAGATGAATCGAGATCCTAAATCTACCTCGATCACATCAATTGATATTGGCGATACAAGTTGGGGATGACATCAAGTAGCCCTATTCGTTAACATAAAACCTATAAGGATGTATAaactatataaatttataaaattagccGCCCACCACAATTAAAAGCTAATTATAGCAcagatttataattaaaatattgttataaatagcAAATACCTATCTGTAATAATTAACTCTTCGAATAGTgttatgattattttcaaaattctaAAAAGGCTCTTCATATCATTCGTATCATTAACAGACATTCatatcattaaataattgtacctGATACCTCTTCAGACTTACATATTTACTACGAAGTGAAGTGCCCTAAAAGTCACCTAGTATTAAtagtaatattgattttatctATAATTTCACCTCATTAAAAGCATTGTAGAAATTATTTTCCAAGGCATTTCAACAATACCCTTACCGTAAACCACTCACGTAGATTTCAACTGcactaagtacatattttgaaaGCAGTATTATTAAGATATTGCGAAAATTTCTCGTCAGCACTTCAATTACCTGTACTTTTGAACTTAAGAGACGAAATAAGAGTTATTTCGCTAGCTATACTCAAGAAGAGAATTAACTGAAATGGCACTAATTACTGTGAAAGTTAATACGTAATTATGCTTTGTCTTCGTTTGTTTTGGTGTACATGTAATACTGTCAATCTGAATTACCTGTAATTTGTAAAGGAGCAAAATACATCTGTATTAGCTGAAGACCAGGtttgtaaacaaaacaatctacagaatattatcttatttaaatGTAGCTTCTACACACTTTGAAAATTTCCgtcttatctatacttaatattataaagctgaagagtttgtgtgttcgcgctaatctcaggaatttctggtccgatttgaaaaattatttcggtgttagatttatcgaggaaggctaaatattatcatcacgctaggaccaataggagcggagcaacaGCCaacatattgttatattagACCATCGAGCAATATAGTCTGACGTAAATGTAGGTacacatcaaacgaacatagagcaagagcattattccaagatcttttagtgtaaatgaaaactcgtattcagtgttatTCAGCATAgcatttgacatagtggggttagaatgagcattcgctcgtttgatttAAATGCACCGGATCTCGTAGGTACATGAAATGacaatctatatctatactagtaatattataaagaggaaaggtttgtaattatgtatgtatgtatggttttcacgcataaaccaAAAACGACAATCAACGTGTCAATTAAACCACAACAAACGGTTAAAAAgcatcaataatttaattcccTCGGATCGCTGATaaattgtaaatgttgcaGTACTTTATCACTCCCGTATCCACAAATTCCCTTGACATAATACATCTGAGCTACATTacaggtattatattatataatatgtcgcagtcatattgttaaatttgctatataataaaattcattgaaTGTCGGCATTTGATTTAATGACTACAGGACAACTCGTCAAGTTCTGAATATAACGTCGAATGTCTTGATTGACTTCATTTAGCATAATCGTTGGTAAAATACGTTATACGCTATAAGTTATACGCTTGTTAAATCAACGTTCACCCTAGTCAATTCAATGTCGTCATTCAATGATCGTGCTAGTCATTCAATCACATAGCAGATGCAACCAGGCAACAGCAACATATACATTATATGAGTAACtatagtatgtttattttaataattcaacgTGTAATTACGTTTTGTATCCGACATTTCGACATGTTTTATGCCCGGAGTGGAGAGAGAATTATGTTATTACTCCCCTGACACCACTAACCCATACTCTTACATAGTTTGGTGAATTTATTAatcgtaaataaaatatagattccTATTTTTATTGCGGGAAACGAGGTACACGTGGCGTTTgtcgtttttaattaaacttgaAGGACTTTCCTTGTGACTCAGTAACGGTAATCCTTTTTGTGTGCaatcgttattttatttaaccattttaataaaattttcagttgcgtaattttgtaataaacaatgtaggtattacaaaatgttttaaatgttcaatacaatacaaatcaATACAAATCATCAAACtatataaattgcataaaaGGAACACTTTCTCAAGACCCACACACTAACGATGTTTATTTCCTACATTAGAATACACACATCAAATGAATTCCCAACGTCTATAAAGAtaatcttaatgtttttacGCGAATACTAACAAAGGCGTAATTTAAAGACCTCAACTTGCAAAAGCTCCACTTTTTTACAAGTAAATTAAGTGTTATCTTCATAATTTCAACCTACTTCTTCCgttatttaaacaatgtaaatgttgttaattacaaaatttccAGGGGATTTATCATCGGTaggttttaaatgaaataataagaaCAGGTCAATAAGCataattatagtaaactagctttccgcccgcggcttcgcccgctttgactaaaacattataaattatatactaaaaccttcctcttgaatcactctatctattaaaaaaaccaaaatccgttacgtagttttaaagatttaaacatacaaaaggacatagggacagagaaagcgactttgttttatactaagtaGTGATGTAAATTCaagtttaaatacattatgttATTCCTAAGTATATGAATggttattattacaattttcagtCTTTACTCAGATCATTCCTTAACACTACAATACTAGTTACTAATAGAACTTCTATTGAAGTCGGTTGTAAATTATTGGAGTGGTATTTCTAAACTGAGCggtatttaatacaatttatcgTTTGAAGCAAAAGTTAGCGTGATCTCAACATCCCTAGATCTTAGAATTGGCTGTTAAGTTTCATTTAAATCCATCAAGTCGGGAGAAATGTCTTAGATTTCAGGCCCTAGCTCGGAGTTTTAGTAATTCTCTGTAGGCATTTGAAGGtaactattattatctaaGTTAAGCCGATTTAAGCGCATAGCAATAGGGATTGacaatttgtatattttgtcgTTATAGATTAAGGAAAGGGTTTTGACTACAAATTATAGCATTAATTACACAAttactaaatataattattctgTAAATATAGTTTATTGCAATAGATTAATGAGGGCAAAGGGTTGACTACATTTAGAATTCATGATGAGAAATCTCAGGatttactggtccgatttgaaatattatttcagtgttagatagtcaatttatcgaggaaggcttataatgggctatatatcatcacactaaaaccaacaggagcggatcaatgcgggtaaaaccgtgaggcacagctagtaataaataaaatgattccttccatataaattttttatatgaataagaACTAATACCTAACAATTACGTCTcccatttttaattaacctTTACAGGTacgtgttatttatttaaattaatatagttgTTAATTTTCaaaggtaatttattatacgCAAAATATAGGGACAATGACTTAGGGCATAGGCTAGATCCAATTACGAGTGATGGATGTCACAAGTCGTCGCACCTTTTTGTTAGGTACGCCGTTTTATTACAATCTTACCCAAAAACTTTTACAGagcatttttcaaaattattatttagtattttctagcgTAATAGTGTTATAATTAATCGAATATCAAGAAAAATAGgtagatatatataatatatatatatcatgatattatcatgttaaaaatcggttaaatttgtaaattaatacatatttaacagTATTATTACCaacaattcaaatttcaacAAACTTGAGGTATCACGAGcacaatatgttaattataaacacttccaaatttttgatttaattttaatttaattaaacaaagcGCTTATGGCTTTATGTATGTCATGTTTTCTCTACTCATACCTTCTTTCGCATAGTGAACATAATtctgatttaaaataataaaacttctAAAACATACCAATATACGAAAAATCTCTTTATCGTTTCCCTTTATCTCCTAAGCGTAGAACCCTCAAAACTTGTACATGAAAAATTGCATCTCGAAATTTCTCGAACGTTCCATCGTCCCTTCATAGCATCAGCATTGCTCTCACGAACGCTACGTGTGCTAATAAACGTTCAATGAATCGATCGAGGCTTCCCCTCCTTATCTAGAATGTTTTTACTTGAAGATAACTTATGAATGAAAAGGACTTACTGGAATAAAAACATTGTCCTCTAAATTTTCAGTGAAAATGTAATCAGTGTCACATGAAATACTAATTACGAACTTTACGGGcttcgaaatttaaaattgaattaaccACAGACCgcatattaatttttagtcTGTGAAATTAGACTGATGTTTCGAGCACATTCCATTATGTTTGATTAGGGGTAAACATTTTTGACGTAGAACTAAATAGATTTagtataaacataattttcaattagtttaaatgatatttttaatatttctacctatacctacacgaaatacgtaaaaaaatGCAGAAATAACTGTTTCTACTGCATTAATGATTACAATTGCGTATTTGGGAATATTGTTTCGCGGAAACGGCCACTAGTTGCTGAATGGCTCGGAAAACGGCTTTTCATTAAAAACGCTTCTTTGCGTTAAtctgtaataaaactaaacaaaaacaatgttTGCCGCACCTCCGCAATTTCCTCAAGATAACTTTTCTTGAATGAATTTCGTAATAGAAATTCTTATTCTACGC is a window encoding:
- the LOC123694910 gene encoding protein limb expression 1 homolog isoform X2 codes for the protein MWQRGKSYKADGVLSTVNVVEALQEFWQMKASRNGSTASGGSGALVIYESVPAAHPPYVCYVTLPGGACFGSFQNCPTKAEARRSAAKIALMNSVFNEHESRRISEHFIEKAVAEARASFAGDAAAHHQDPSAGIAAFRFMLEANKGRTMLEFQELMTVFQLLHWNGSLRAMRERQCSRQEVVAHYSARALDDAMREQMAREWASREREAAATGGGVIRNELARAERELRAARVAARELRFPKEKRDILLLAARLAPPNSNSDLTARN
- the LOC123694910 gene encoding protein limb expression 1 homolog isoform X1, whose translation is MVYPEASRWGAPDTLAPLYDDVYRADGVLSTVNVVEALQEFWQMKASRNGSTASGGSGALVIYESVPAAHPPYVCYVTLPGGACFGSFQNCPTKAEARRSAAKIALMNSVFNEHESRRISEHFIEKAVAEARASFAGDAAAHHQDPSAGIAAFRFMLEANKGRTMLEFQELMTVFQLLHWNGSLRAMRERQCSRQEVVAHYSARALDDAMREQMAREWASREREAAATGGGVIRNELARAERELRAARVAARELRFPKEKRDILLLAARLAPPNSNSDLTARN